In the Flagellimonas sp. HMM57 genome, one interval contains:
- a CDS encoding glucoamylase family protein has product MGNKLVVKLVLVFSAVASLVAGCNGPKTKKNTAENTPKTISYTDKELMDKVQRQTFDYFWEGAEPISGLARERIHLDNVYPEHDKDIVTIGGSGFGLMAILVGVERGFITREQALERYEKAIDFLTKADRFHGAWPHWLIPTGKTASFSKHDDGGDLVETAFLIQGLLTVKEYFKDGNEREKQLVETIQKLWEEVEWDWYTKGGENALYWHWSPNHKWKMNFKVMGYNEALIMYVLAASSPTHPVSKEVYTEGWARNGDISNGTTYYDLDTELDHYPGGNSPVGPLFWAHYSHLGLNPKGLKDQFGDYWKLNQNHALIHYRHSVENPNDFKGYGEKCWGLTSSYSINGYTAHRPDKDIGVISPTAALSSMPYTPKESLRFLRFMYEEQDSLIGKYGPYDAFSLEEDWYVPRYLAIDQGPIPVMIENHRTGLLWKLFMQNQDVRKGLEKLGFTSSN; this is encoded by the coding sequence ATGGGGAACAAATTAGTAGTTAAGTTAGTTTTAGTTTTTTCGGCTGTTGCATCTTTAGTAGCGGGGTGCAATGGCCCGAAAACTAAAAAAAATACCGCTGAAAATACTCCCAAAACCATTTCTTATACCGATAAGGAGTTGATGGACAAAGTACAAAGACAAACCTTTGACTATTTCTGGGAAGGTGCCGAACCTATATCGGGACTTGCCCGTGAAAGAATACATTTGGACAATGTATACCCCGAACATGATAAGGATATTGTGACCATAGGTGGATCGGGATTTGGATTGATGGCAATTTTGGTAGGTGTTGAAAGAGGTTTCATTACACGCGAACAAGCTTTGGAACGTTATGAAAAAGCCATTGATTTTCTCACAAAGGCCGACCGTTTTCACGGAGCTTGGCCACACTGGTTAATACCAACAGGAAAAACAGCATCCTTTAGCAAACATGACGATGGTGGAGATTTAGTAGAAACTGCATTTCTGATTCAGGGATTGTTGACGGTCAAAGAATATTTCAAAGATGGGAACGAAAGGGAAAAACAACTTGTGGAAACGATTCAAAAACTCTGGGAGGAAGTAGAATGGGATTGGTATACCAAAGGTGGCGAGAATGCCCTCTATTGGCATTGGTCCCCAAACCATAAGTGGAAAATGAATTTTAAGGTGATGGGTTATAACGAAGCACTTATCATGTACGTTTTGGCAGCATCGTCCCCCACGCATCCCGTTAGCAAAGAAGTATATACGGAAGGTTGGGCAAGAAACGGGGATATTTCAAATGGTACTACGTATTATGACCTTGATACAGAACTGGACCATTACCCAGGAGGGAATTCTCCCGTGGGACCACTTTTTTGGGCACATTATTCTCATTTGGGATTGAATCCAAAAGGATTAAAAGATCAATTTGGAGATTATTGGAAACTGAACCAGAATCATGCACTTATCCACTACAGGCATAGTGTTGAGAATCCGAATGATTTTAAAGGTTATGGTGAAAAATGTTGGGGACTTACCTCTAGCTACTCCATAAACGGCTATACGGCACACAGACCGGACAAAGATATTGGCGTGATTTCACCCACGGCAGCGCTTTCATCTATGCCTTATACCCCTAAAGAAAGTTTACGCTTTTTACGGTTTATGTACGAAGAACAGGACTCCCTTATTGGAAAATATGGTCCGTATGATGCATTCAGTTTAGAAGAAGATTGGTATGTGCCACGCTATTTGGCCATAGATCAAGGTCCGATTCCCGTTATGATCGAAAATCATAGGACTGGACTTCTTTGGAAGCTGTTTATGCAAAACCAAGATGTGCGGAAAGGTTTAGAAAAGCTTGGGTTTACATCATCAAACTAA
- the bglX gene encoding beta-glucosidase BglX: MKNQKPTYILCISIFLFGIMSIQAQERTPQIEALLEKMTLEEKIGQLNLLTPGGGVATGSVVSKNVEKKIKAGQVGGLFGVSGPERVRTAQELAVNNTRLKIPLLFGSDVIHGYKTTFPIPLGLSSSWDMDVIAKVARISATEATADGINWNFSPMVDIARDPRWGRIAEGAGEDPFLGAAIAKTMVEGYQGEDIMAPNTMLACVKHFALYGASEAGRDYHTVDMSRTRMFNQYLPPYKAAIDAGVGTVMSSFNDVDGVPATGNKWLLTDLLRDRWGFDGMVVSDYTSLNEMIAHGLGDLQAVSALALKAGLDMDMVGEGFLTTLKKSYEEGKVTEQEITNACRRVLEAKYKLGLFDDPYRYLDKKRPKKDILTPENRKSAREIAARSFVLFKNHNEVLPLKKDAKIALVGPLADSRNNMLGTWAPTGDTRLAVTILEGFKNVVPNATITYAKGANISDDPELAKKVNVFGPRIVIDKKSPDKLLQEAMQATANADVVVAVVGEATEMSGEAASRTDISIPESQKKLIRELVATGKPVVLVLMSGRPLTIPEEFNMPVSILQVWHPGVEAGNAVADVVFGNYNPSGKLTATWPRNVGQIPIYHSVKNTGRPPLKDEFQKFKSNYLDVENTPLLPFGYGLSYTSFKYSDLVLDKTKISQGESVQATVTLTNTGDYDGEEVVQLYLRDVVRSITPPMRELKGFNKVFLKKGENKKVTIALSPDDLKFYNSDLEFISEPGDFEVFVGTDSNASLKTSFTLK, translated from the coding sequence ATGAAAAATCAAAAGCCTACTTATATTTTATGCATCTCTATCTTCCTTTTTGGTATCATGTCCATACAGGCGCAGGAACGTACCCCTCAGATTGAAGCACTTTTGGAGAAAATGACCCTGGAAGAGAAAATAGGACAATTGAATTTATTGACCCCAGGCGGGGGTGTTGCTACCGGTTCCGTGGTGAGCAAGAATGTAGAGAAAAAAATAAAAGCGGGGCAGGTAGGTGGCCTATTCGGGGTTTCAGGTCCAGAACGCGTACGGACAGCCCAAGAACTTGCTGTTAACAATACCCGTTTAAAAATACCATTGCTTTTTGGTTCCGATGTTATCCATGGCTACAAAACCACCTTTCCAATTCCGTTGGGACTTTCAAGCAGTTGGGATATGGATGTAATAGCAAAAGTGGCACGTATATCTGCTACCGAAGCTACCGCAGATGGGATTAACTGGAACTTTTCACCTATGGTCGATATTGCTAGAGATCCCCGTTGGGGCCGTATAGCCGAAGGAGCGGGAGAAGACCCGTTTCTAGGTGCTGCCATTGCTAAAACTATGGTGGAAGGATACCAAGGCGAAGATATTATGGCTCCTAATACCATGTTGGCCTGTGTAAAACATTTTGCCCTTTACGGTGCTTCAGAAGCGGGACGCGACTACCATACCGTGGATATGAGCCGGACCAGAATGTTCAACCAATACCTTCCTCCATATAAAGCTGCTATAGACGCAGGCGTAGGAACGGTGATGAGTTCTTTTAACGATGTGGATGGCGTCCCCGCTACAGGAAACAAATGGTTGCTCACCGATTTGCTTCGTGACCGTTGGGGTTTTGATGGAATGGTCGTTTCCGATTATACCTCCTTAAATGAAATGATTGCCCATGGTCTTGGTGATTTGCAAGCAGTATCGGCTTTGGCATTAAAGGCGGGACTGGATATGGATATGGTGGGAGAAGGTTTTTTGACCACATTGAAAAAATCCTATGAAGAAGGAAAAGTGACCGAACAGGAAATCACAAATGCTTGCAGACGTGTTTTGGAAGCTAAATACAAACTGGGATTGTTCGATGATCCCTATCGTTACCTTGATAAAAAAAGACCGAAGAAGGATATTTTGACCCCTGAAAACAGGAAATCGGCAAGGGAAATTGCTGCACGTTCCTTTGTGCTCTTTAAAAACCATAATGAGGTGCTGCCATTAAAAAAGGACGCAAAAATTGCATTGGTGGGCCCATTAGCGGATAGTCGAAACAATATGTTGGGTACGTGGGCACCTACGGGGGACACAAGATTGGCGGTAACCATTTTAGAGGGTTTTAAAAATGTTGTGCCCAATGCTACTATAACATACGCCAAAGGAGCCAACATTTCGGATGACCCTGAATTAGCAAAAAAGGTGAATGTCTTTGGCCCCAGAATTGTAATTGATAAAAAATCTCCTGATAAATTATTGCAAGAAGCGATGCAAGCTACTGCCAATGCGGATGTTGTCGTTGCTGTTGTTGGTGAAGCAACAGAAATGAGTGGTGAAGCAGCAAGTAGAACGGATATTTCCATTCCTGAAAGTCAGAAAAAATTGATCAGGGAATTGGTTGCTACTGGGAAACCGGTCGTATTGGTCTTGATGAGCGGAAGACCATTGACCATTCCAGAAGAGTTCAATATGCCCGTTTCCATTTTACAGGTATGGCATCCGGGTGTGGAAGCTGGGAATGCTGTTGCTGATGTGGTTTTTGGAAATTACAATCCTTCAGGAAAACTAACCGCAACCTGGCCCAGAAATGTGGGGCAAATACCTATTTATCACAGTGTAAAAAATACAGGGAGACCCCCGCTAAAAGATGAATTTCAAAAGTTCAAATCGAACTATTTGGACGTGGAGAATACCCCATTACTTCCGTTTGGTTATGGACTTAGCTATACCTCATTCAAGTACTCGGATTTGGTTTTGGATAAAACTAAAATTAGTCAGGGAGAATCCGTACAAGCGACCGTTACATTGACCAATACCGGTGATTACGACGGTGAGGAAGTGGTGCAGCTATATCTTAGGGACGTAGTACGTAGCATCACACCGCCAATGAGGGAATTAAAAGGATTCAATAAAGTTTTTCTGAAGAAAGGTGAAAATAAAAAGGTAACGATAGCCTTGTCCCCTGATGATTTAAAGTTCTATAACAGCGACTTGGAATTTATTTCGGAACCTGGAGATTTTGAAGTTTTTGTGGGAACGGATTCCAATGCATCGCTCAAAACATCTTTCACGTTAAAATAG
- a CDS encoding RagB/SusD family nutrient uptake outer membrane protein — protein sequence MKNIIIKITEMRTFLWSIIILSVLFGCDDFVEEVEVVNPTAEESGETFEPVQFVTGVYGRHTDFSYAFSFLGLTEIISDNADKGSAPTDTGADKDQLDGLTHTTSSVSIRAMWTTWYKTIGRAALAIEFAEEFEDPIDEGLRARLIAECKFLRALNYFWLVRSFGDVPLQHIDLIDRVPVSEVYAYIEQDLNEAMADLPLKSEYAPQDLGRATRGAAQTLLSKVYLYQEKWQGAADMANTVINSGEYDLEPDYATVWRATTENGIESIFELQGRGEIIAHGIQQYSSTQGARGPDGFGWGFNTPSEDLLNAFNDEGDDIRRDATIIFAGETLFDGRVINPGVENPRYNEKAYSSANAGQADGDKNIRILRFAEILLIRAEALNELGQSSDALGPLNQVRNRVSLPNVNTTDQSTLRLAIWKERRLELAMEHDRWYDLLRQGRAAEVMTAHGKPFEVGKHELYPIPNDQLIQTPEMTQNPGW from the coding sequence ATGAAAAATATAATTATCAAGATTACGGAAATGAGGACTTTTTTATGGTCTATTATAATTTTATCGGTACTATTTGGTTGCGATGATTTTGTAGAAGAGGTGGAGGTAGTAAACCCTACGGCCGAAGAAAGTGGAGAGACTTTTGAACCCGTTCAATTTGTAACCGGGGTCTACGGCAGGCACACTGATTTTTCTTATGCCTTCTCCTTTTTGGGTCTTACCGAGATTATTTCGGATAACGCAGATAAAGGGAGCGCACCAACGGATACGGGAGCTGATAAAGATCAGTTGGATGGATTGACACATACTACTTCAAGTGTATCCATACGGGCTATGTGGACTACATGGTACAAAACCATTGGAAGGGCTGCACTGGCCATAGAGTTTGCCGAAGAGTTTGAAGATCCTATTGACGAAGGTTTACGGGCAAGGCTGATTGCCGAATGTAAATTCTTGCGGGCTCTAAATTATTTTTGGTTGGTTCGCAGTTTTGGTGATGTTCCGTTACAGCATATAGATTTAATTGATAGAGTGCCCGTCTCCGAGGTTTACGCATATATTGAGCAAGACCTTAATGAGGCGATGGCAGACCTTCCCCTTAAGAGTGAATACGCTCCTCAAGATTTAGGAAGGGCTACGCGTGGAGCTGCTCAAACGCTTTTATCAAAAGTGTATCTATATCAGGAAAAATGGCAGGGGGCAGCCGATATGGCCAATACCGTTATCAATTCGGGGGAGTATGATTTAGAACCGGACTATGCTACCGTATGGAGGGCGACAACAGAAAACGGTATTGAATCCATTTTCGAACTTCAAGGTCGTGGAGAGATCATTGCACATGGTATTCAGCAGTATTCTTCAACCCAGGGCGCTAGAGGACCTGATGGATTTGGATGGGGTTTTAATACGCCATCGGAAGACCTTTTAAATGCCTTTAACGATGAAGGAGACGATATACGTAGGGATGCCACCATTATTTTTGCTGGTGAAACCCTGTTCGATGGTAGGGTTATTAATCCTGGGGTAGAAAATCCAAGATATAATGAAAAAGCATACTCCAGTGCCAATGCAGGTCAGGCTGATGGGGATAAGAATATCCGTATCCTTCGCTTTGCAGAAATTTTATTGATTCGTGCGGAGGCATTGAACGAGTTGGGGCAATCCTCTGATGCATTAGGACCATTGAATCAGGTAAGAAACAGGGTAAGTTTGCCCAATGTGAACACCACAGATCAATCTACTTTGCGCTTGGCCATTTGGAAAGAACGTAGGTTGGAACTGGCCATGGAGCACGATCGTTGGTACGATCTTTTGCGTCAAGGAAGAGCTGCAGAAGTAATGACCGCACATGGAAAACCCTTTGAAGTAGGAAAACATGAGCTTTATCCCATACCAAACGATCAATTGATACAAACCCCAGAAATGACGCAAAACCCGGGTTGGTAG
- a CDS encoding family 43 glycosylhydrolase, with the protein MKHTSQKLKQTTSTIFLLLISIGFFGQETTKTYCNPINLDYTYMIYNAHKDLSYRSGADPAVVRFKDEYYMFVTRSMGYWHSEDMDEWEFIRPKQWYFQGSNAPAAHNYKDSVLYMAGNPSGSMSVLYSENPKSGEWSATPSILHRLQDPALFIDDDDQGYIYWGSSNKFPIRAEKLDKNKKFRPSNEIHELFNLEPEKHGWERFGENHRDTILSGYIEGPWMNKFNNKYYLQYGAPGTEFDVYGDGVYIGDSPLGPFEYAPNNPFSYKPGGFINGAGHGSTVNGPDDQLWHFSSMAVNVNVGWERRVGMFPTYLDADGLLYSNTRFGDYPHYAPSTKDKKGKFTGWMVLSYKKPVKASSQSEEYPASHLVDENVKTFWLAENTNDTQWVEIDLEKPMEVRAVQINYNDYKSDMYGKIPGLYHQYTVEASSNGKDWKTIVDQSRNKRDVPNDYVALNNPEKARYIRYQNIHVPTPHLSISDIRVFGNGFGKAPKSVKQLVVERHDKRRGALVTWDAVKGAQGYNVLWGIAPDKLYSSWLVYDKTDLEIKSLNTDQKYYFSVEAFNENGVSEQSKIEIIE; encoded by the coding sequence ATGAAACACACATCCCAGAAATTGAAACAAACTACATCGACAATATTCTTACTCTTAATATCTATTGGGTTTTTTGGACAGGAAACAACTAAAACCTATTGTAATCCTATAAATCTGGATTACACCTACATGATCTACAATGCCCATAAAGATTTGTCCTATCGCTCTGGGGCCGATCCTGCAGTGGTGCGCTTTAAGGATGAATATTACATGTTTGTTACACGATCCATGGGATATTGGCATTCAGAAGATATGGATGAATGGGAGTTTATCCGACCCAAACAATGGTATTTTCAAGGTTCCAACGCACCTGCGGCCCATAACTATAAAGATTCGGTGCTATATATGGCAGGAAACCCATCAGGTTCCATGAGTGTTTTATACTCGGAAAACCCTAAAAGTGGCGAATGGAGCGCTACGCCTTCTATTTTACATCGTTTACAAGATCCGGCGCTTTTTATCGATGACGATGACCAAGGCTATATCTACTGGGGGTCGTCTAACAAGTTTCCCATCAGGGCAGAAAAGTTGGATAAGAACAAAAAATTTCGCCCTTCCAATGAAATTCATGAGCTCTTTAATTTAGAGCCAGAAAAACACGGTTGGGAACGTTTTGGGGAAAACCACCGTGATACCATTTTGAGCGGATATATCGAAGGTCCGTGGATGAACAAATTCAACAACAAGTATTATTTGCAATACGGTGCTCCAGGTACCGAGTTCGATGTTTATGGAGATGGTGTTTATATTGGCGATTCTCCCTTAGGTCCTTTTGAATATGCCCCGAATAACCCTTTTTCCTATAAACCAGGAGGCTTTATCAACGGTGCGGGACATGGTAGTACGGTAAATGGGCCCGATGACCAGTTGTGGCATTTTTCATCGATGGCGGTGAACGTGAATGTGGGTTGGGAAAGACGTGTAGGGATGTTTCCCACCTATCTTGATGCTGATGGACTCCTGTATTCCAATACCCGTTTTGGCGATTATCCGCACTATGCTCCATCAACAAAGGATAAAAAGGGCAAGTTTACAGGATGGATGGTGCTTTCGTATAAAAAACCTGTAAAAGCATCTTCCCAATCCGAAGAATATCCAGCCAGTCATCTAGTGGATGAAAACGTAAAAACGTTTTGGTTGGCAGAAAACACAAACGACACCCAATGGGTTGAAATCGATTTGGAAAAACCGATGGAAGTCCGTGCGGTGCAAATAAATTACAATGACTACAAATCGGACATGTATGGTAAAATTCCAGGCTTGTACCATCAGTATACCGTTGAAGCTTCAAGCAATGGAAAAGATTGGAAAACCATTGTGGACCAAAGCCGAAATAAAAGAGACGTTCCCAACGATTATGTAGCCCTCAATAACCCAGAAAAAGCAAGATACATACGCTATCAAAATATCCATGTGCCTACACCTCATCTATCCATTTCGGACATCCGTGTTTTTGGAAATGGATTTGGCAAAGCTCCCAAATCGGTAAAACAGCTAGTCGTTGAACGTCATGATAAAAGAAGAGGCGCGCTGGTTACTTGGGATGCGGTCAAGGGAGCTCAAGGTTACAATGTTTTATGGGGTATTGCTCCCGATAAATTATACAGTTCTTGGTTGGTCTACGATAAAACAGATCTGGAAATAAAATCATTGAACACGGACCAAAAATATTACTTCTCGGTAGAAGCCTTCAACGAAAATGGCGTTTCCGAACAATCAAAAATCGAAATAATAGAATAA
- a CDS encoding glucoamylase family protein yields the protein MVKKLYILCALFILCGCSSNETDEVSTIDPPTEPVDPVTEPEPEPIPDKELMDLVQELTFKYFWDFADADSGAARERYHPSEPALGEGTVAIGGTGFGLMSILVGMERNFISREEGLQRLDQIVAFLETSDRFHGAWPHWLSGSTGKVIPFSPLDDGGDLVETAFLAQGLICIKEYFKNGNEEEVLLAQKADALWKGVEWNWYTQGQNTLYWHWSPQNEFTINLQLKGYNETLITFILAAASPDYSIAKQVYDNGWASNGGMVSSNVQYDIPILVNHPGSPQFGGPLFWAHYSYLGLNPNGLSDAYADYGAVNVNHSRINYQYCVENPLGYRDYGPDAWGLTASYTRNNDGSIGYTAHSPANDQGVISPTAAISSIPYTPEESLRAMQTFYRLKDMLLGPAGFYDAYSPQHNYWVAEAYLAIDQGPQIIMIENYRTGLLWNLFMQNEDVQKGLDKLGFTY from the coding sequence ATGGTAAAAAAGCTATATATACTGTGCGCTCTTTTCATACTTTGTGGATGTTCCAGTAATGAAACTGATGAGGTAAGTACAATTGACCCTCCCACCGAGCCTGTTGATCCCGTAACCGAGCCAGAACCAGAACCTATCCCAGATAAAGAACTTATGGATTTGGTGCAAGAACTAACTTTCAAATACTTCTGGGATTTTGCAGATGCTGATTCTGGTGCAGCAAGGGAACGTTATCATCCCTCAGAACCTGCTTTGGGTGAAGGCACAGTTGCTATCGGCGGAACAGGGTTTGGATTGATGTCCATTCTGGTGGGAATGGAACGAAATTTTATCAGCAGGGAAGAAGGACTTCAACGTTTAGACCAAATAGTAGCTTTTTTGGAAACTTCGGATAGGTTTCATGGTGCATGGCCACATTGGTTAAGTGGAAGTACCGGAAAAGTCATTCCCTTTAGTCCGTTGGATGATGGGGGAGACTTGGTGGAAACAGCATTTTTGGCCCAGGGGTTGATTTGCATAAAAGAGTATTTCAAAAACGGAAACGAAGAGGAGGTATTATTGGCACAAAAAGCAGATGCACTTTGGAAAGGAGTGGAATGGAACTGGTATACCCAAGGCCAAAACACGTTGTATTGGCATTGGAGTCCCCAAAACGAATTTACCATCAATTTACAACTAAAGGGATATAATGAAACCTTGATTACTTTTATCCTTGCCGCTGCATCTCCAGATTATAGCATTGCAAAGCAAGTCTATGACAATGGGTGGGCATCGAATGGAGGTATGGTCTCATCCAATGTTCAATATGACATACCAATTTTAGTAAACCATCCTGGCTCCCCACAATTTGGAGGTCCCCTTTTCTGGGCGCATTATTCCTACTTAGGATTGAACCCGAATGGCCTCTCCGATGCATATGCCGATTATGGAGCCGTAAACGTAAACCACTCCAGGATTAATTATCAATACTGTGTTGAGAACCCTTTGGGATATCGTGATTATGGACCAGATGCTTGGGGACTTACTGCCAGCTATACCAGGAATAATGATGGAAGTATTGGATATACCGCACATAGTCCTGCTAATGATCAAGGGGTAATTTCTCCTACCGCGGCCATAAGTTCTATCCCTTACACACCTGAAGAATCCCTCAGGGCCATGCAAACATTCTATAGGTTGAAAGATATGCTTTTGGGACCGGCGGGATTTTACGATGCTTATAGTCCGCAACACAATTATTGGGTTGCCGAAGCGTATTTGGCCATTGATCAAGGACCTCAGATAATCATGATTGAAAACTATAGAACAGGTCTTTTATGGAATCTGTTTATGCAAAACGAAGACGTTCAAAAGGGTTTGGATAAACTTGGTTTTACATATTGA